Proteins encoded within one genomic window of Fragaria vesca subsp. vesca linkage group LG1, FraVesHawaii_1.0, whole genome shotgun sequence:
- the LOC101303455 gene encoding UDP-glycosyltransferase 91A1-like, translating to MDSITVHPSMPNSNKDTKLHIALFPWLAFGHMLPYLELAKLIAGKGHKISFISTPKNIDRLPPLPPKLSALITFVKIPLQQYPNLPEGAEATADLTEEQVFHLKIAYDSLREPITQFLKSSNPDWVLFDFAPYWVPEIARSLGIRTAFYTIVMAVVVAFLGPTSPEIPADDRKLPEDYTVPPKWVSFSTTVAWRLFEVLRLLKQITGDDTNVSVVQRFMVGLQGCDLIAVRSCAEFEPEWLNLLEVMHGKPVLPVGVLSTMPKTDDDDETWRSIKEWLDRQSKKTVVYVAFGTEAIPTQEEATEIALGLEKSGLPFFWVLRTKHGEDAVKLPEGFEERNEGRGVVCRSWVPQLKILAHDSFGVFLSHSGWSSVVEALTFGRPLVLFPLSNDQGLNARYFGEKKVGYELPRDEHDGSFTSEAVAESLRMVIEKEEGRVYRETAKELKTLFGDRDLQNVYLDKFLEYLTTHKGCRST from the coding sequence ATGGACTCCATCACTGTCCACCCCTCCATGCCCAACAGTAACAAAGACACTAAGCTTCACATAGCCTTGTTCCCATGGCTGGCCTTTGGCCACATGCTTCCATACCTCGAACTTGCCAAGCTGATCGCCGGAAAAGGCCACAAAATCTCTTTCATCTCCACCCCAAAAAACATCGACCGCCTCCCTCCTCTCCCTCCAAAACTCTCCGCCCTAATCACCTTCGTGAAGATTCCATTGCAACAATATCCGAACCTTCCAGAAGGTGCCGAGGCCACCGCGGACTTAACCGAGGAGCAGGTCTTCCATCTCAAGATTGCCTACGATTCTCTCCGAGAACCAATCACCCAATTCCTCAAATCTTCAAACCCCGATTGGGTTCTCTTTGATTTCGCGCCTTACTGGGTGCCGGAAATAGCTAGGAGTCTCGGCATCCGTACCGCCTTCTACACTATTGTGATGGCCGTCGTTGTGGCTTTCCTAGGGCCCACTTCGCCAGAAATACCTGCTGATGACCGTAAGTTGCCGGAGGATTACACAGTCCCGCCCAAGTGGGTGTCATTCTCAACCACCGTGGCGTGGCGATTGTTCGAGGTGCTTCGTCTCTTGAAACAAATAACTGGAGACGATACAAACGTCTCGGTCGTGCAACGTTTCATGGTGGGACTGCAAGGTTGTGATTTGATTGCGGTAAGAAGTTGTGCAGAGTTCGAACCGGAATGGCTGAACCTTCTGGAAGTTATGCACGGAAAACCTGTTTTACCTGTTGGTGTGCTCTCCACTATGCCGAAAACCGACGACGACGATGAAACGTGGCGGTCAATAAAGGAATGGTTGGACCGGCAGAGCAAAAAGACGGTGGTATACGTGGCTTTCGGAACAGAAGCAATCCCAACTCAAGAGGAAGCGACGGAAATAGCTCTAGGTCTGGAGAAGTCTGGTTTGCCCTTCTTTTGGGTGCTGAGAACCAAACACGGCGAGGATGCTGTAAAGCTGCCGGAGGGTTTCGAGGAGAGAAATGAAGGGAGGGGAGTGGTGTGCAGGAGTTGGGTTCCACAGCTGAAGATTCTAGCTCACGACTCGTTCGGTGTGTTTCTGAGTCACTCTGGTTGGAGCTCGGTGGTGGAGGCCTTGACATTCGGAAGGCCGCTGGTGTTGTTCCCTTTGTCGAATGACCAGGGCCTCAATGCGAGGTACTTCGGGGAGAAGAAGGTCGGGTATGAATTGCCGAGGGACGAGCATGACGGGTCGTTTACGAGTGAGGCGGTGGCGGAGTCGCTGAGGATGGTGATAGAGAAGGAGGAGGGGAGGGTTTACAGAGAAACGGCCAAAGAGTTGAAGACGTTGTTTGGAGACAGGGATCTGCAAAATGTGTATCTGGATAAGTTTTTGGAGTACCTCACAACCCACAAAGGATGTCGTTCAACATGA
- the LOC101303746 gene encoding UDP-glycosyltransferase 91A1-like, whose protein sequence is MESITVHPTMPNDNKDSKLHIAMFPWLAFGHMLPYLELAKLIAGKGHKISFISTPRNIDRLPQLPPNLSTLITFVEVPLPQNQNLPEGAESTADLAEDQVPYLKIAYDSLQEPITQFLNRSKPDWLLFDFAPYWVPEIANTLGIPTAFFSIILAAALSIVGPTSPEIPADDRKLPEDYIVPPKWVPFPATVALRLFEVRRLYTRVIGDETNVGDKYRFTETMWSCDMIVVRSCTEFEPEWLSLLEDLHGKPVLPVGVLSPMPKADDDDDETWRSIKDWLDRQSKNTVVYVAFGSEAMPSQEEATEIALGLEKSGLPFVWVLRTKHGEDAVMLPEGFEERNEGRGVVCRSWVPQLKILAHDSFGVFLSHSGWSSVVEALTFGRPLVLLPMSNDQGLNARYFMEKKVGYELPRDEGDGSFTSEAVAESLRMVIEKEEGRVYRDKAKELKPLFGDRERQNMYVDKFLEYLTIHNGCRSA, encoded by the coding sequence ATGGAATCCATCACTGTCCACCCCACCATGCCCAACGATAACAAAGACAGTAAGCTTCACATTGCCATGTTCCCATGGCTGGCCTTTGGCCATATGCTCCCTTACCTCGAACTGGCCAAGCTTATTGCCGGAAAAGGCCACAAGATCTCATTCATCTCCACCCCCAGAAACATCGACCGCCTCCCCCAACTCCCGCCAAATCTCTCCACCCTAATCACCTTCGTAGAGGTTCCACTTCCTCAGAATCAGAACCTTCCGGAAGGTGCCGAGTCCACTGCCGACTTAGCCGAAGACCAAGTCCCGTATCTCAAGATAGCCTACGACTCTCTCCAAGAACCCATCACCCAATTCCTAAACAGGTCAAAACCAGATTGGCTACTCTTCGATTTCGCCCCATACTGGGTACCGGAAATAGCCAATACTCTCGGGATTCCGACGGCCTTCTTCAGCATTATTCTCGCCGCCGCCTTGTCCATCGTCGGGCCCACCTCGCCGGAAATACCTGCGGATGACCGTAAGTTACCGGAGGATTACATCGTTCCTCCCAAGTGGGTACCATTTCCGGCCACGGTGGCGCTTCGGCTCTTCGAGGTTCGTCGGCTCTATACACGAGTAATTGGAGACGAAACAAATGTCGGGGACAAGTATCGGTTTACCGAAACCATGTGGAGCTGCGACATGATTGTTGTAAGAAGCTGTACAGAGTTTGAACCGGAGTGGTTGAGCCTTCTAGAAGATTTACACGGAAAACCTGTTCTACCAGTTGGTGTGCTCTCCCCTATGCCGAAAGCCGACGACGACGACGACGAAACTTGGCGGTCAATAAAGGACTGGTTGGACCGGCAGAGCAAAAACACGGTGGTTTACGTTGCTTTCGGATCAGAAGCAATGCCGAGTCAAGAGGAAGCGACAGAAATAGCCCTAGGTTTGGAGAAGTCCGGTTTGCCTTTCGTTTGGGTGCTGAGAACCAAACACGGTGAGGATGCTGTAATGCTGCCGGAGGGTTTCGAGGAGAGAAATGAAGGGAGGGGAGTGGTGTGCAGGAGTTGGGTTCCACAGCTGAAGATTCTAGCTCACGACTCGTTCGGTGTGTTTCTGAGTCACTCTGGTTGGAGCTCGGTGGTGGAAGCATTGACTTTCGGAAGACCACTGGTATTGTTGCCTATGTCGAATGACCAGGGACTTAATGCGAGATATTTCATGGAGAAGAAGGTGGGCTATGAGTTGCCGAGGGACGAGGGTGACGGGTCGTTTACGAGTGAGGCGGTGGCGGAGTCGCTGAGGATGGTGATAGAGAAGGAGGAGGGGAGGGTTTACAGGGACAAGGCCAAGGAGTTGAAGCCGTTATTTGGAGACAGGGAGAGGCAGAATATGTACGTGGATAAGTTTTTGGAGTACCTCACAATCCACAATGGATGTCGTTCAGCCTGA
- the LOC101314324 gene encoding UDP-glycosyltransferase 91A1-like → MESVTVRPTIPSNKDCKLHIGMFPWLAFGHMIPYLELAKLIARKGHQISFISTPRNIDRLPPLPPKLSTLITFVKLPLPENPNLPEGAEATSDLPEDQVEHLKIAYDSLKEPITQFLKSSNLDWLLYDFAPYWLPEITRNLEIPTAFFSIFLASCSVFLGPTSPEVPSDYRKLPEDYLVSPKWVPFRATVALRLFEVLRLYKRITGDETNVSDVYRFKETTRGCDVIAVRSCVEFEPGWLSLLGVIHGKPVIPVGLLSTTPNDDENDSWWSIKDWLDKQSKNTVVYVAFGTEAMPSQEEVTEIALGLEKSGLPFFWVLRTKHGEEAVKLPEGFEERNEGRGVVYRSWVPQLKILAHDSFGVFLSHAGWSSVVEALTFARPLVLLPMLNDQGLNARLFGEKKVGYELPRDNETGSFTSEAVAESLRMVIEKEEGRVYRDKAKELKPLFGDRERQNVYVDKFLEYLTIHKRFHSS, encoded by the coding sequence ATGGAGTCCGTCACCGTCCGTCCAACCATTCCCAGCAACAAAGATTGTAAGCTTCACATAGGCATGTTTCCATGGCTAGCCTTTGGTCACATGATCCCATACCTCGAACTGGCCAAGCTGATCGCCAGGAAAGGCCACCAAATCTCATTCATTTCCACCCCAAGAAACATCGACCGCCTCCCACCTCTCCCTCCAAAACTCTCCACACTAATCACCTTTGTGAAGCTTCCTTTACCTGAGAACCCGAACCTTCCAGAAGGTGCCGAGGCCACCTCCGACTTACCGGAAGACCAGGTCGAGCATCTTAAGATAGCCTACGATTCTCTCAAGGAACCGATTACCCAATTCCTCAAATCTTCAAACCTGGATTGGCTTCTCTACGATTTTGCGCCTTATTGGCTACCCGAAATAACCCGAAATCTTGAAATCCCTACCGCATTTTTCAGTATTTTTCTCGCTTCATGCAGCGTTTTCCTCGGGCCCACCTCGCCGGAAGTACCTTCTGACTATCGTAAGTTGCCAGAGGATTACCTTGTCTCTCCCAAATGGGTCCCTTTCCGAGCCACTGTGGCGTTGCGGCTATTCGAGGTTCTTCGGCTCTATAAACGAATAACCGGGGATGAAACCAACGTTTCAGACGTATATCGTTTCAAAGAGACGACGCGAGGCTGCGACGTCATTGCTGTGAGGAGCTGCGTGGAGTTCGAGCCGGGGTGGTTGAGCCTTCTAGGAGTTATACATGGAAAACCGGTCATACCTGTTGGTCTGCTTTCGACTACACCTAACGACGATGAGAATGATTCGTGGTGGTCAATAAAGGACTGGTTAGACAAGCAGAGCAAAAACACGGTGGTGTATGTGGCTTTTGGAACGGAGGCGATGCCGAGTCAAGAAGAAGTGACGGAGATAGCGCTAGGTTTGGAGAAGTCCGGTTTGCCATTCTTTTGGGTGTTGAGAACCAAACACGGCGAGGAAGCGGTAAAGTTGCCGGAGGGTTTTGAAGAGAGAAATGAAGGGCGGGGAGTGGTGTACAGGAGCTGGGTCCCTCAGCTGAAGATATTGGCGCACGACTCGTTCGGCGTGTTTCTGAGTCACGCTGGTTGGAGTTCGGTGGTGGAGGCTTTGACTTTTGCAAGGCCGTTGGTGTTGCTGCCCATGTTGAATGACCAGGGATTGAATGCGAGGCTTTTTGGGGAGAAGAAGGTCGGGTATGAGTTGCCGAGGGACAATGAAACGGGGTCGTTTACGAGTGAGGCGGTGGCGGAGTCGTTGAGGATGGTGATAGAGAAGGAGGAGGGGAGGGTTTACAGGGACAAGGCCAAGGAATTGAAGCCGTTGTTTGGAGACAGGGAGAGGCAGAATGTGTACGTGGACAAGTTCTTGGAGTACCTCACGATCCACAAACGATTTCATTCTTCGTGA